In Aspergillus flavus chromosome 3, complete sequence, one genomic interval encodes:
- the nsdC gene encoding nsdC, producing the protein MAALMQSNNEPVTISNSLPGPSASIISSSPESVAFLKHTKPDSSLTSIASAGLNVSRSRDSLPPMTTTTQPVGSVDRLVEHEKDPEQNSSQVAREALGATEKQQLNTINDSVHMSDQMQVDSHSTSGNTADAFGTADNSTSLMNTSTVASPGPIEDSASQDGDRPRQRDEMDLQDASNKSFSYPMPTAGLGDPRRGLSLPGSGFNKAGQRSPSAKKHRCPYCSTEFTRHHNLKSHLLTHSQEKPYVCQTCQSRFRRLHDLKRHTKLHTGERPHICPKCGRRFARGDALARHNKGQGGCAGRRASMGSYAPEDEYGDAGGHPGAEDTMDGLVYAEPERMDEEDERRMSMPSIKKHDIPTESITRSNTANSYQPRQPSTYPPIAAGRPSPGGLFPPPASHGGSSASASPISQPGNLTFPPPGQHSGASIFQPSNVTESPKPLSPNALPSHQLGHGPELHRAHSPGMSQSFQQQSYNRSGSSQASVANHTAGSLGLPPPQPGAPQLPPPPGMNTSDSRFTIHPQGSVQPPPAATKHTPSHSHSSNHNGPLASKPGPEVTANNNGHLPGPHDSNYADQNREREDKLWAYIRSVHEELAGLKTEVAALRAQLASANVNTLTSSTPGATQPQVEPSTVGASQR; encoded by the coding sequence ATGGCTGCGTTGATGCAATCGAATAACGAACCTGTTACCATTTCTAACTCGTTGCCCGGGCCCTCCGCCTCCATCATTTCAAGCTCGCCGGAGTCTGTCGCCTTCCTGAAGCATACGAAACCAGACTCGAGTCTTACCTCCATTGCTAGTGCCGGCTTAAACGTCTCACGATCAAGAGACTCGTTGCCACCCATGACAACGACTACACAGCCAGTTGGTTCGGTGGATCGACTAGTAGAACATGAGAAGGATCCTGAGCAAAACAGCTCCCAGGTAGCAAGGGAAGCTCTCGGTGCAACCGAGAAGCAACAACTAAATACAATCAATGATTCCGTACATATGTCCGATCAGATGCAGGTCGATTCGCATTCGACTTCAGGCAATACGGCGGATGCCTTTGGAACGGCAGATAACAGCACGTCCCTTATGAATACCTCCACAGTTGCAAGTCCGGGCCCAATAGAAGATTCGGCTTCACAGGATGGGGATCGTCCACGTCAAAGGGATGAAATGGACTTGCAGGATGCAAGTAACAAGTCCTTCTCTTACCCTATGCCGACGGCAGGTCTCGGTGATCCCCGTCGTGGCCTGAGCTTACCAGGCTCTGGATTCAATAAAGCTGGCCAGCGATCACCATCGGCTAAAAAGCACCGTTGCCCATACTGTTCTACCGAATTCACAAGGCATCATAATCTCAAAAGCCACCTTCTTACCCATAGTCAAGAGAAACCGTACGTGTGCCAGACTTGCCAATCACGCTTCCGAAGACTTCACGACTTGAAAAGACACACAAAACTCCACACCGGAGAGCGTCCACACATCTGCCCCAAATGCGGGCGTCGATTTGCTCGTGGAGACGCTCTCGCTCGACATAATAAAGGGCAAGGTGGATGCGCCGGTCGTCGGGCGAGCATGGGAAGTTACGCTCCTGAAGATGAATACGGCGACGCTGGTGGTCATCCAGGTGCGGAGGATACGATGGATGGCCTCGTCTATGCAGAGCCCGAGCGtatggatgaagaggacgaacGTCGCATGAGCATGCCGAGCATTAAAAAGCATGATATTCCCACAGAGTCGATCACACGATCCAATACCGCAAATAGTTATCAACCGCGGCAGCCGAGCACTTATCCCCCGATTGCCGCTGGCAGGCCATCTCCAGGGGGCCTTTTCCCGCCTCCTGCGAGTCATGGCGGCTCCAGCGCATCAGCGTCCCCCATCTCGCAGCCCGGTAACTTGACATTTCCACCTCCTGGCCAGCATTCCGGAGCCTCAATATTCCAACCATCAAATGTCACCGAAAGCCCAAAGCCACTTTCACCCAATGCACTACCTTCGCACCAGCTCGGCCATGGCCCTGAACTTCATCGCGCTCACTCTCCAGGCATGTCGCAGTCATTCCAGCAACAATCGTATAACAGGTCGGGGTCTTCTCAGGCATCTGTTGCAAATCATACCGCCGGTAGCTTAGGCCTTCCCCCACCACAGCCTGGTGctcctcagcttcctccACCGCCTGGAATGAATACCTCAGATTCTCGCTTTACAATTCACCCTCAGGGCTCTGTGCAACCACCACCGGCCGCTACGAAACATACCCCATCCCACAGCCATTCTAGCAACCATAACGGGCCTCTGGCGTCCAAACCAGGTCCGGAGGTGACCGCAAATAATAATGGGCATCTTCCAGGACCACATGACTCCAATTATGCTGATCAGAATCGTGAGCGAGAGGATAAGTTATGGGCATATATCCGTTCTGTTCATGAAGAACTAGCAGGATTGAAGACCGAAGTAGCTGCTTTAAGGGCACAGCTTGCATCAGCAAACGTAAATACACTGACATCATCGACACCAGGTGCCACACAACCTCAGGTTGAGCCGAGCACTGTGGGTGCAAGCCAACGGTGA
- a CDS encoding uncharacterized protein (of unknown function-domain containing protein): MSSYLRLAPNPFTILPFHPSLDNVQSRYPPHGFQGFILADADSFLASVSTTFHKQRRPRHSPPATAPVYVSSRTIRNAHKEEFWVCRKSVHQNAPVDGSASWEEFQSGLKENHTKNEMEYTPSVTGVERLLDWPREREIEGGWQEVDMSVNLITHTFHPKALISPRSFIVLVICACLPLTRGTGFMTVQIPLTSEPGYLVPNLLRERITALAPRNTVFASYASVEHVVVMSDRVEWTMATTSNAGGAIPQWIQRSWMLGGVPKAIVADVGLFIGWMAQRRSQRNQRAQKQTNAT; encoded by the exons ATGTCTTCCTATCTCCGCCTCGCTCCAAACCCTTTTACTATTCTCCCTTTCCATCCATCCCTTGACAATGTCCAATCTCGTTACCCACCCCACGGATTTCAAGGCTTCATTTTGGCAGACGCCGACTCTTTCCTAGCCTCAGTCTCGACTACATTCCATAAACAGCGAAGGCCTCGTCACTCACCGCCAGCCACCGCCCCAGTCTATGTCTCTTCCCGTACCATCCGGAATGCCCATAAAGAGGAGTTCTGGGTCTGTCGCAAGAGTGTCCACCAAAATGCGCCGGTGGACGGGTCAGCGTCTTGGGAGGAGTTCCAGTCCGGTTTAAAAGAAAACCATACGAAGAATGAAATGGAGTACACCCCCAGTGTGACAGGGGTAGAGCGATTGTTGGATTGGCCGCGAGAGAGGGAAATCGAAGGCGGCTGGCAGGAGGTTGACATGTCTG TCAACCTCATCACCCACACCTTTCACCCTAAGGCTTTAATCTCTCCCCGGTCTTTCATCGTTTTGGTTATCTGCGCTTGTCTCCCCTTAACTCGAGGCACAGGGTTCATGACTGTTCAAATTCCTCTCACGAGTGAACCGGGGTATTTGGTTCCGAACCTGCTGCGCGAAAGAATTACTGCCTTGGCACCCCGAAATACTGTATTTGCATCATATGCCAGTGTGGAACATGTCGTGGTTATGTCTGACCGGGTGGAATGGACTATGGCCACTACATCGAACGCCGGCGGGGCAATCCCCCAGTGGATACAGCGGAGCTGGATGTTGGGCGGAGTTCCCAAAGCTATAGTGGCCGACGTGGGGCTGTTCATCGGCTGGATGGCCCAAAGGAGATCTCAGCGTAACCAGAGAGCTCAGAAACAGACAAATGCTACGTAA
- a CDS encoding serine-threonine protein kinase 19-domain-containing protein, translating into MPLRITSAPVSGVKKSKKPSNTAFRSSPFASHARRKATAQSFTDVKPNDPSGGFEEEYGQGPLPDIGMSRYIPETTPVEDVIQAICHIKDNVFEDLPARTGMNSTRVAELLNHRRSLPPLASVAHVHTLLDAPTKVERDIMDFVNSGRIRRLIVPGRGNDAAGLGDCLVLSEDWERLVRDSSIGSHLKDKFLDVLSRPGIMFAVPDTLFTAPECMALVRAGFLVSSSSANGSPGIISLPTFPPTPSSGNSASRGGPVAVHDKEGGNRSRSHTTAFFLSLPNTGPYIRLLSAGRAHLLTLVRKSNSSEVPLHLLRDRWDGAVETDKGFSAAKRIRREHAGILPGRTKKWKELCGMNFRWVLEEALGAGLIEIFDTGSVGPGVRCL; encoded by the exons ATGCCCTTGCGCATCACCTCTGCTCCTGTTTCTGGGGTcaagaaaagtaagaaaccATCCAATACAGCGTTCCGCTCCTCTCCATTTGCTAGTCATGCTCGTCGTAAAGCTACCGCACAATCATTTACCGATGTCAAACCCAATGACCCCAGTGGCGGATTTGAGGAAGAGTATGGCCAAGGGCCACTTCCGGATATTGGAATGTCACGATACATCCCAGAGACTACTCCGGTCGAGGATGTTATTCAGGCAATATGTCACATCAAGGATAATGTTTTTGAGGACCTTCCCGCTCGAACAGGCATGAACAGCACCCGTGTCGCCGAGTTATTGAATCATCGTCGGTCACTGCCACCCCTCGCCTCGGTAGCCCACGTCCATACGTTACTGGATGCACCAACGAAGGTGGAGAGAGATATAATGGACTTTGTAAATTCTGGTCGAATCCGCCGATTAATTGTTCCGGGCAGAGGAAATGACGCTGCTGGGTTAGGGGATTGCTTAGTTCTCTCTGAGGACTGGGAAAGGCTTGTGCGAGACAGTTCTATAGGTTCCCATTTGAAAG ACAAGTTTTTGGACGTGCTCAGTCGACCCGGTATTATGTTCGCTGTCCCTGATACACTTTTTACTGCCCCAGAGTGTATGGCGCTCGTCCGTGCTGGCTTTCTGGTCTCGTCGTCTTCGGCCAATGGATCTCCCGGCATAATATCGCTTCCGACCTTCCCACCCACACCTTCATCCGGAAACTCGGCCAGTAGGGGTGGTCCCGTTGCAGTACATGACAAAGAAGGCGGTAACCGCTCTCGATCTCATACAACAGCTTTTTTCCTATCCCTTCCAAACACAGGGCCTTACATTAGACTTCTAAGCGCTGGTAGAGCGCATCTCCTCACACTTGTTAGAAAATCAAACTCTAGCGAGGTGCccctccatcttctccgggATCGCTGGGATGGAGCAGTCGAAACAGATAAAGGATTCAGCGCGGCGAAGAGAATAAGACGCGAGCACGCGGGCATTTTGCCAGGTAGAAcgaagaaatggaaagaatTATGCGGAATGAACTTTCGCTGGGTTCTAGAAGAGGCCCTTGGAGCTGGTCTGATCGAGATCTTTGACACCGGTAGTGTTGGACCGGGGGTACGTTGTCTATGA
- a CDS encoding alpha,alpha-trehalose phosphate synthase subunit (trehalose-6-phosphate synthase component TPS1): MTIYIASLFLPYTVNFHLNESKDRPLHTGSEPSETGAEASASTASAAVSLFERQNRDQKVGLTPGATTEHERIFSSDLAKAEQEHSGYPFPDTTQDGSLLTESEAHSPAWGSTLSLNQPRPRATIPPSPSILKHQEPFAPMTEPSPKKSDKEQKPLYTQRPSGVHHSREPSRKGSFSSAEWTIETAEQGNGGLRNAVRSATDAGQLEDKVWVGTLGMPTDALSKYTKSAIAEKLEDEYDSLTVYVSDGDFDGHYTHFCKTILWPVFHYQIPDNPKSKAYEDHSWVYYVKTNQAFAERIARNWKRGDSIWIQDYHLLLVPAMLRKLLPDAQIGFFLHIAFPSSEVFRCLAPRKELLEGILGANLVGFQTEEYCRHFLQTCSRILCVEATNEGVQLEDRFVNVNKFPIGIDPTSWDKRRKATDVEQWVKTISERYEGKRLIVSRDKIDGVRGIRQKLLSYELFLNTYPEWRDQVVLIQVATSTTEQPELEATISDIAMRINSTFSTLAHQPLVFLKQDLAFPQYLALISVADALMITSLREGMNLTSHEFVYCQDGKYGNKKYGSLILSEFTGSASVFGNHALLVNPWNYRQCAEAIHTALSRSEEERKQVWTQLHSAVLQNSTANWVKSFSETLNRVWNEQSSREIMAVPRLSVGKLEEAYRRSSRRLIIVDYEGTLASWGSPKSIIVTTPQRAITTLTELTEDPRNIVFVMSSRMPEEMERLFRMVAGLGLIAENGCFVREPKTDEWFKLTNKAQTDAWKEAVRQILGYYQERAEGSWIEQRHCSLMLHYGSAEDQAAASRLASECADHINDSCANQGVHAVMMNGALVVEPADTNKASAAAMVWRHCLERSKSDHSGRPDFLMAIGDGRDDEPVFRWANKLENAKGVDYAMTVTLGSRSTEAKATLTQGVTGVLSCLERLAASSLEQ, from the exons ATGACGATCTATATCGCTTCGCT GTTTCTGCCATACACTGTTAACTTCCACCTCAATGAGTCGAAAGATCGCCCACTCCACACGGGCTCTGAGCCGTCGGAGACTGGCGCAGAGGCCTCAGCTTCAACAGCCAGTGCAGCGGTCAGCTTATTTGAAAGACAGAACCGCGATCAAAAAGTCGGTCTCACACCCGGCGCTACCACCGAACATGAGCGGATCTTCTCGTCAGATCTCGCAAAGGCGGAACAAGAGCATTCTGGATACCCGTTCCCGGATACAACTCAAGATGGAAGTCTTCTGACGGAAAGTGAAGCACACTCTCCTGCGTGGGGTTCAACGTTATCCTTGAACCAGCCGCGGCCGCGGGCAACTATTCCGCCGTCCCCATCCATCCTTAAGCACCAGGAGCCTTTTGCGCCCATGACGGAGCCTTCCCCCAAGAAATCTGATAAGGAACAGAAACCACTCTACACTCAACGCCCTAGTGGGGTCCACCACAGCAGGGAACCCAGCCGTAAGGGATCCTTTTCCAGCGCTGAATGGACAATCGAAACGGCAGAGCAGGGCAATGGGGGGCTTCGCAACGCTGTTCGGTCCGCGACAGATGCAGGACAATTAGAAGACAAGGTCTGGGTTGGTACACTGGGAATGCCGACAGATGCCTTGTCTAAGTACACCAAGTCTGCAATTGCTGAAAAGCTTGAGGATGAGTACGACTCGTTGACTGTATATGTTAGCGACGGTGATTTTGATGGCCACTACACTCACTTCTGCAAAACCATACTCTGGCCTGTGTTCCACTATCAGATTCCCGACAACCCGAAAAGCAAGGCATATGAGGACCACTCCTGGGTCTACTATGTTAAGACCAACCAAGCATTCGCAGAGCGAATCGCTCGAAACTGGAAGCGCGGAGATTCAATATGGATTCAGGACTATCACCTGTTGCTAGTCCCGGCCATGCTTCGTAAACTGCTACCGGACGCCCAAATTGGCTTTTTCCTACATATTGCTTTCCCATCTTCGGAAGTATTCCGTTGCTTAGCCCCTCGTAAAGAACTCCTCGAGGGTATACTAGGTGCAAATCTTGTTGGCTTTCAGACAGAGGAGTACTGCCGACACTTTCTTCAGACGTGTAGCCGTATTCTCTGCGTTGAGGCCACGAATGAGGGGGTCCAGCTCGAAGATCGGTTTGTCAACGTGAACAAGTTCCCAATCGGCATCGACCCTACTTCATGGGACAAGCGACGTAAGGCCACTGATGTTGAACAATGGGTCAAAACCATCTCCGAAAGATACGAGGGGAAACGATTGATTGTTTCACGCGACAAGATTGATGGAGTTAGGGGAATACGGCAAAAACTCCTTAGCTATGAGCTATTTCTTAATACGTACCCTGAATGGAGGGACCAG GTGGTATTAATCCAAGTTGCAACCAGTACAACAGAACAACCCGAGCTTGAAGCTACAATTTCTGATATAGCTATGCGAATCAACTCTACATTCTCAACCCTAGCTCATCAACCACTGGTTTTCCTCAAGCAGGATCTCGCTTTCCCGCAGTACCTCGCCCTAATCTCGGTTGCAGATGCTTTGATGATTACCAGTTTACGTGAGGGAATGAATCTTACGAGCCACGAGTTCGTTTACTGCCAAGATGGAAAATATGGCAACAAGAAGTATGGTTCTCTGATCCTGAGTGAATTCACGGGAAGTGCATCGGTATTCGGAAATCATGCTCTTTTAGTCAACCCTTGGAATTATCGGCAATGTGCGGAGGCGATTCACACAGCTCTGTCGAGGAGCGAGGAGGAACGCAAGCAAGTGTGGACTCAGTTACACAGTGCAGTCCTTCAAAACTCCACTGCCAACTGGGTCAAGTCCTTCAGCGAGACCCTGAATCGTGTCTGGAATGAGCAGTCGTCGCGTGAGATTATGGCTGTTCCACGGCTGTCCGTCGGCAAACTCGAAGAGGCTTATCGAAGGTCCAGTCGCCGGCTTATCATTGTTGATTACGAGGGTACCCTGGCCTCTTGGGGTTCCCCAAAAAGCATCATTGTCACTACGCCGCAGCGAGCGATTACGACGCTGACGGAGCTAACTGAGGATCCTAGGAATATCGTATTTGTCATGAGCTCTAGAATGCCAGAGGAGATGGAGCGATTGTTCCGGATGGTGGCGGGCTTAGGCCTCATTGCGGAGAACGGATGCTTCGTGCGAGAGCCGAAGACGGACGAGTGGTTCAAGCTGACAAATAAGGCACAGACCGACGCTTGGAAGGAGGCCGTCCGCCAAATTCTCGGTTATTATCAAGAGCGGGCAGAAGGCAGTTGGATCGAACAACGTCACTGCTCTCTCATGCTCCACTATGGATCGGCTGAAGACCAAGCGGCTGCCTCTCGACTAGCTTCCGAGTGCGCAGACCATATCAATGACTCCTGTGCCAACCAAGGAGTCCATGCCGTGATGATGAATGGGGCACTCGTGGTAGAGCCAGCTGACACGAATAAGGCGTCAGCCGCGGCTATGGTGTGGCGGCATTGCCTCGAACGAAGCAAGAGCGATCATAGCGGACGACCGGATTTCCTGATGGCCATTGGGGATGGTCGAGATGATGAGCCAGTTTTCCGGTGGGCGAACAAACTTGAGAACGCCAAGGGAGTCGACTATGCCATGACGGTGACATTAGGATCCCGCAGCACGGAAGCTAAAGCAACCCTAACTCAGGGGGTGACAG GCGTCCTTTCTTGCCTGGAGAGACTGGCTGCATCCTCGCTCGAGCAGTGA
- a CDS encoding thioesterase-like superfamily-domain-containing protein, with the protein MTALPANSPAFEEAIKVTPLESHRYSAFLRDEWCIGTVPHGGYTTAVIYRLALTHFAHTHPTLYDAPATPISLQLSFLRRTAAGPAILTVQDMKLGARTSTIHINLCQPSEKKAKKGELEIKVAGYITVSPSTAEVGISSNTGWDLQPAAQPGTGPNGSVNLAALGQTGRDGKWVLLQPPYPKFRRATLQLELYGPDPALGKPKVIDQWSRFRPGGDREARWTNEAVAFLVDMFPMALGGLDQMASASTPSQELAEKTARFWYPTVTLNIDFKKRLPAQGAEWLYSRIHTKVVRDGRTDLNVVILDEQGDVVALSTQVGLVLSASRNLGQRQTKI; encoded by the exons ATGACTGCTCTTCCAGCGAACAGCCCTGCATTCGAGGAGGCTATTAAAGTGACGCCGCTTGAGTCCCATCGGTATTCAGCGTTCCTACGCGATGAATGGTGCATTGGAACAG TCCCACACGGCGGATATACTACCGCTGTCATTTACCGACTTGCTCTTACTCATTTCGCACATACACATCCGACGCTATATGATGCACCGGCAACCCCGATTTCTCTTCAGCTTTCGTTTCTGCGTCGCACGGCTGCTGGCCCAGCCATACTGACAGTGCAAGATATGAAATTGGGGGCACGCACCAGTACGATCCATATCAACCTATGCCAGCCGAGtgagaagaaagcaaagaaaggcgAGCTAGAAATCAAGGTCGCCGGCTATATCACTGTGAGTCCGTCTACCGCCGAAGTAGGCATCAGCTCCAATACTGGCTGGGACCTACAGCCAGCTGCGCAGCCTGGAACAGGGCCGAATGGCAGCGTGAACCTGGCGGCGCTGGGCCAAACTGGCCGCGATGGTAAATGGGTGCTTCTTCAGCCACCATATCCCAAGTTCCGCCGCGCAACCTTGCAGCTCGAGCTGTATGGGCCCGACCCCGCTTTGGGGAAGCCTAAAGTGATCGATCAGTGGTCGCGATTCCGGCCGGGCGGAGATCGCGAGGCGCGGTGGACCAACGAGGCCGTGGCATTTCTAGTGGATATGTTCCCGATGGCGCTTGGTGGGCTTGATCAAATGGCGTCAGCGTCCACACCATCACAAGAGTTAGCGGAGAAGACTGCCCGGTTTTGGTACCCTACCGTTACTTTGAACATCGACTTCAAGAAGCGATTGCCTGCGCAGGGTGCGGAATGGCTATACAGTCGAATTCATACTAAAGTGGTGCGCGATGGCCGAACAGATCTGAATGTAGTGATACTGGACGAGCAGGGTGATGTAGTGGCGTTGAGCACACAGGTGGGTTTGGTGTTGAGCGCCAGCCGGAACCTAGGACAACGGCAGACAAAGATATAA
- a CDS encoding thioesterase family protein — translation MVDVKPPSIMNAPLTEEASLDSFRSHPHANRLLNHPEYYPIRTWSRLPKPSTGEDGYFAGTLATSITIPHCLTLRRRWLPPLAAARPPWPSPTDDPVSSEPSALPPDIFMLLDLATPGVSGHPSTAHGGIIATCIDEAMSLAVTLYSPPPELDASDHKGSEEDQTPRGKLYTSQLDVRYKRPVAVPGLLIIRAKVVGRVGRKFWVRAQVLQADEENPDQLVVTTDAMAFWLQTTSTL, via the coding sequence atgGTTGATGTCAAACCCCCCTCCATCATGAATGCTCCCTTAACGGAAGAAGCATCTCTCGATTCCTTTCGTTCCCATCCCCACGCCAACCGTCTGCTCAACCACCCAGAATACTATCCCATCCGCACCTGGTCACGCCTTCCGAAACCCTCCACCGGCGAAGATGGCTATTTCGCTGGTACTTTAGCGACTTCGATCACCATCCCTCACTGTCTGACGCTCCGTCGTCGGTGGCTTCCTCCGCTCGCCGCCGCCCGTCCGCCGTGGCCCTCTCCTACCGATGATCCGGTCTCGTCTGAGCCGTCTGCCTTACCCCCGGACATTTTCATGCTGCTGGATCTGGCGACACCGGGCGTGAGTGGCCACCCGTCGACGGCTCATGGTGGCATTATCGCAACATGTATCGATGAGGCGATGTCGTTGGCGGTAACCTTGTACTCTCCGCCTCCCGAGTTGGACGCTTCCGATCACAAGGGAAGCGAGGAGGACCAAACTCCTCGTGGTAAATTATACACGTCGCAATTGGATGTACGGTACAAGAGACCTGTCGCGGTTCCTGGATTGCTGATCATCCGTGCTAAAGTGGTCGGCCGTGTGGGGAGAAAGTTTTGGGTGCGCGCTCAGGTCCTTCAAGCGGATGAGGAAAATCCAGACCAGTTGGTTGTCACTACTGACGCCATGGCTTTCTGGCTACAGACCACGTCGACACTGTAA
- a CDS encoding uridylate kinase (uridylate kinase Ura6), with product MADTQHPTPRFSPSEVTVVFLLGGPGSGKGTQSANLVRDYGFVHLSAGDLLRAEQIREGSQYGELIKTYIREGKIVPMEITVALLSNAMADALKNGASAGEGKKARFLVDGFPRKLDQAIFFEDTVCPSELTLFLDCPEEVMEKRLLKRGETSGRDDDNAESIRKRFRTFIDTSMPVVDAFKKQNKVVSVPATGSVEEVYALIQEGFKARGVHQQ from the coding sequence ATGGCCGACACTCAACATCCCACCCCTCGTTTCTCGCCCTCCGAAGTCACagttgttttccttcttggtGGTCCCGGAAGTGGCAAGGGTACTCAATCTGCCAATCTCGTCCGCGACTACGGCTTTGTCCATCTGTCGGCGGGTGATCTACTGCGCGCCGAGCAGATCCGCGAGGGAAGCCAGTATGGTGAACTGATCAAGACTTATATCCGGGAGGGCAAGATCGTTCCGATGGAGATTACGGTGGCACTGTTGTCGAATGCCATGGCAGATGCCTTAAAGAATGGTGCTAGTGCCGGGGAGGGCAAGAAGGCCCGGTTCCTGGTCGATGGGTTCCCGCGCAAGTTGGATCAGGCTATTTTCTTCGAGGATACAGTCTGTCCTTCGGAGCTGACACTGTTCTTGGACTGCCCAGAGGAGGTTATGGAGAAGCGCCTATTGAAGCGCGGAGAGACCTCCGGCCGTGATGATGACAATGCTGAATCCATTCGGAAGCGTTTCCGCACTTTTATTGACACCAGTATGCCTGTTGTCGACGCTTTTAAAAAACAGAATAAGGTTGTGTCTGTGCCGGCCACGGGGTCTGTTGAGGAGGTGTATGCTCTTATCCAAGAGGGTTTCAAGGCTCGTGGGGTGCATCAGCAGTGA
- a CDS encoding uncharacterized protein (expressed protein), translating to MSHPSPSLTVSPTLTVQTRYNGRAHYRASPKENTNPRSPQLAQNLAPANASNTRKRDQSQKLDAVRLSLRNHVYKLEAPEHVKPKQDCTNSKRAPGSPLASKTNTKRQKADYPAPVPRILLSHSSPKCSFSEQKVQDNKQSVSGKKVNSPEEPAKSALLLDLPAEIRWQIYQYLFEPHRVEILRRKDMNTDTSKPARYRLCHRQQKPRSPSTQAVDHDGHRTRHTPFLFGLVFTCRTIYCEAVLLLYSTAQFIFNSANSIIRFLRTTSKDFQAAIRHVELNHIMYNEPRLTEFRPFKIRSDIAWYNACEEMASACVSLKVLHVRLAIYDWPIRLEIGELWSMPLLLFGHYDGGLDYAGIQLQMRRFQDDKLRTVERALEQTMMKPKMFQIREDERLSKELMGPIKAKKVLKIVV from the exons ATGAGCCATCCATCACCCTCCTTGACCGTTAGCCCTACCTTAACGGTACAGACTCGGTATAACGGCAGAGCTCACTATCGAGCAAGCCCAAAG GAAAACACCAATCCTCGCTCTCCACAATTAGCCCAGAATCTAGCTCCAGCGAATGCATCAAacacaagaaaaagagaccaATCTCAAAAGCTGGACGCCGTCCGTTTGTCACTACGAAACCATGTATACAAATTAGAAGCTCCAGAGCATGTTAAACCAAAGCAAGACTGTACCAATAGCAAGCGTGCGCCTGGATCTCCACTGGCTTCGAAAACCAATACTAAACGACAGAAGGCGGACTACCCAGCACCAGTACCGAGGATTCTGTTATCCCATTCCTCTCCCAAATGCTCCTTTTCTGAGCAAAAGGTACAAGATAACAAACAGTCAGTTTCTGGAAAGAAAGTTAACTCCCCCGAGGAACCGGCAAAGTCTGCATTGCTCTTGGACCTTCCTGCAGAGATCCGTTGGCAGATCTACCAGTACCTTTTCGAGCCACATCGGGTAGAAATTCTACGTCGCAAGGATATGAACACCGACACGTCTAAGCCGGCTCGCTATAGACTCTGCCATCGCCAGCAGAAGCCTCGCAGCCCATCTACACAGGCAGTGGACCATGATGGCCACCGCACCAGGCACACGCCGTTCTTATTTGGCCTTGTATTCACATGTCGAACTATTTATTGCGAGGCAGTTCTTCTGCTATATTCGACAGCGCAGTTCATTTTCAATTCCGCGAATTCAATCATAAGGTTTCTTAGAACCACATCCAAGGATTTCCAGGCTGCTATCCGTCATGTAGAGCTCAATCACATCATGTACAATGAGCCGCGACTGACAGAATTCCGCCCATTCAAGATCCGCAGTGACATTGCTTGGTACAATGCCTGTGAAGAGATGGCATCAGCCTGTGTATCTCTGAAGGTGCTGCATGTCAGATTAGCTATTTACGATTGGCCTATCCGACTGGAAATAGGCGAACTCTGGTCTATGCCGCTTCTGTTGTTCGGCCACTATGACGGTGGCTTAGATTATGCGGGCATTCAGCTTCAAATGAGAAGGTTTCAAGACGACAAACTTCGGACTGTGGAGCGCGCTCTGGAgcagacgatgatgaagccgAAGATGTTCCAAATTCGGGAGGACGAACGACTGTCTAAGGAATTGATGGGACCGATTAAGGCAAAAAAGGTCTTAAAAATAGTGGTTTAA